From the Paenibacillus sp. FSL H8-0548 genome, one window contains:
- a CDS encoding alpha-N-arabinofuranosidase: MANKATMIVDKDFQIGEVDKRIYGSFIEHLGRAVYGGIYEADHPQADEQGFRTDVLELVKGIDVPIVRYPGGNFVSGYNWEDGVGPVDKRPSRLELAWRTIEPNWIGFNEFMDWCKKANTEAMMAVNLGTRGIDDARNLIEYSNHKSGSYWSDLRIEHGYKDPHNVKTWCLGNEMDGPWQIGHKTSVEYGRLANEAGKAMRWVDPTIELVASGSSHIGMPTFPEWEATVLDLAYDTVDYVSIHQYYGNPHNDTKNFLAQSLSMDSYINTVISTCDFVQAKKRGKKKINLSFDEWNVWFHSHAQDKELDPWQIAPPQLEDVYTHEDALVVGCMLISMLKRADRVKMACIAQLVNVIAPIMTQNGGPAWKQTIYYPYMHASIFGRGTVLVPLVKSPKHDTKDFTDVPDLETVAIHNEEKEEVTIFAVNRNLDEALPFEIDLRSFGAFQLIEHIVLEHEDLKMTNTVDAPNRVAPHTSGNAALADGGKIEVTLGKASWNVIRIKL, translated from the coding sequence ATGGCAAATAAGGCTACGATGATCGTAGATAAGGATTTTCAAATTGGTGAAGTAGACAAACGCATATATGGTTCATTTATAGAGCATCTTGGCAGAGCGGTATACGGAGGGATCTACGAGGCAGATCATCCGCAAGCAGATGAACAGGGCTTTCGTACTGACGTGCTTGAGCTTGTTAAGGGAATAGATGTGCCTATCGTTCGGTATCCTGGAGGAAACTTTGTATCCGGCTACAATTGGGAGGATGGCGTGGGTCCCGTAGACAAGCGTCCGAGCAGGCTTGAACTGGCATGGAGAACGATTGAGCCAAACTGGATCGGCTTTAATGAATTTATGGATTGGTGCAAGAAGGCGAACACGGAAGCGATGATGGCTGTTAACCTTGGTACTCGTGGAATTGACGATGCACGCAACCTGATTGAGTATTCCAATCATAAATCGGGCTCTTATTGGAGTGACCTGCGAATCGAGCACGGCTACAAAGACCCGCATAATGTAAAAACGTGGTGCTTGGGTAATGAGATGGACGGACCTTGGCAAATTGGACATAAAACGTCTGTTGAATATGGTCGCCTGGCTAACGAGGCAGGTAAAGCGATGCGCTGGGTTGATCCGACGATTGAGCTTGTTGCGAGTGGAAGTTCACATATCGGAATGCCGACTTTCCCTGAGTGGGAAGCTACGGTGCTCGATCTGGCATATGATACGGTTGACTATGTATCTATTCATCAATATTATGGAAATCCGCATAATGATACGAAAAACTTCCTGGCGCAGTCGCTGAGCATGGATTCTTACATTAATACCGTGATTTCAACCTGCGACTTCGTGCAAGCAAAAAAACGCGGTAAGAAAAAGATCAATCTCTCCTTCGATGAGTGGAACGTATGGTTCCATTCACATGCACAAGATAAAGAGCTTGATCCTTGGCAAATCGCACCACCGCAGCTCGAGGACGTATATACTCATGAGGATGCGCTCGTTGTTGGCTGTATGCTCATTAGTATGCTCAAGCGCGCCGATCGTGTGAAAATGGCATGTATCGCACAGCTGGTTAATGTCATTGCGCCAATTATGACGCAAAACGGCGGCCCGGCTTGGAAGCAAACGATTTATTATCCTTATATGCATGCAAGCATATTTGGACGCGGAACGGTATTGGTACCGCTCGTGAAATCACCTAAGCACGATACAAAGGATTTCACAGATGTTCCTGATTTAGAAACTGTAGCTATTCATAATGAAGAGAAAGAGGAAGTGACCATCTTTGCGGTTAACCGCAATCTTGATGAAGCGCTGCCTTTTGAAATTGATCTTCGCAGCTTTGGTGCTTTCCAGCTTATCGAGCATATTGTGCTTGAGCATGAGGATCTGAAAATGACGAACACGGTGGATGCGCCTAATCGGGTAGCACCCCATACGTCAGGTAATGCTGCTCTTGCGGACGGCGGGAAAATTGAAGTGACGCTTGGCAAAGCATCGTGGAACGTTATTCGTATTAAGCTATAG
- a CDS encoding ArsR family transcriptional regulator, whose amino-acid sequence MINANTDEAWLPLYEALASPVRLSIINLLATDMMNVKELAEAVGLSSAIVTMHIRKLEKAGIVQTKMVRKQGGTHKICTLAERSIAIELPQSTVDLKKVHDVSVPVGHFTQFEVFPTCGIATVDKMIGQFDDPRFFLEPERMNAGILWFGKGYVEYKVPNYLMPGQRPTALEITLELGSEAPGVNENWPSDINFSLNGMDIGMWTSPGDYGDVRGRFTPAWWGDPVNQYGLLKVIRIQEDGTVIDGQHMSSISIDEIGLERNFWTFRIAVQEDAVHVGGLTLYGKGFGNYNHDILFRVFYEDVRGV is encoded by the coding sequence ATGATAAATGCTAATACAGATGAAGCTTGGCTCCCTTTATATGAAGCATTGGCAAGTCCGGTAAGGCTATCCATCATTAATCTGCTAGCAACGGATATGATGAACGTGAAGGAGCTTGCCGAGGCAGTCGGACTTAGCAGCGCTATTGTGACGATGCATATTAGAAAGCTGGAGAAGGCAGGCATCGTTCAAACGAAGATGGTTCGGAAGCAAGGAGGAACGCATAAAATTTGCACGCTCGCTGAGCGATCCATCGCCATAGAGCTTCCACAGTCAACCGTGGATTTGAAAAAGGTGCATGATGTCAGTGTGCCCGTGGGTCATTTTACACAATTCGAGGTGTTCCCAACCTGCGGCATAGCTACTGTCGATAAGATGATTGGGCAATTTGATGATCCACGCTTCTTCCTGGAGCCGGAGCGAATGAATGCAGGCATTTTGTGGTTTGGCAAAGGTTACGTAGAATATAAAGTGCCGAATTATTTAATGCCGGGACAACGCCCCACAGCACTGGAAATCACATTGGAGCTAGGCTCGGAAGCGCCTGGAGTCAATGAGAACTGGCCATCGGATATTAATTTCTCGCTCAATGGAATGGACATCGGCATGTGGACCAGCCCTGGAGATTACGGTGATGTGAGAGGTCGTTTCACACCAGCATGGTGGGGGGACCCTGTCAATCAATATGGGCTGTTGAAGGTTATTCGTATCCAAGAGGACGGCACAGTAATTGATGGACAGCATATGTCGTCAATCAGCATTGATGAAATCGGACTTGAGCGAAATTTTTGGACCTTTCGTATAGCGGTTCAGGAGGATGCTGTTCATGTTGGCGGCTTAACCCTGTATGGCAAAGGTTTTGGCAACTACAACCACGATATTTTGTTTCGAGTCTTCTATGAGGACGTGCGCGGCGTTTAG
- a CDS encoding ABC transporter ATP-binding protein: protein MTSGEPLAADKGKKKPRAKNTAETLRQMWGYLIAFKGKLAAVIVMVFLSSCFSLLGPYLAGTAIDQFLMNRDSGFVVFLIGMAVVYGLHSITMWLQSIWMITISQKTVYRMRVQLFDHLHRLPIPFFSKRQHGELMSRMTNDIENVSSSLNSSVIQVFSSVLLLIGTVSVMLSLSPVLTLLTFLVVPLMLLGMKWITKQTSRLFKAQQRNLGDLNGYIEETLSGQRIVKAFSQEETVIAAFKVYNERIRVSGFWAQTISGFIPKLMNALNNLSFAFIAGIGAVFVLNDAITVGVIVIFAEYSRQFTRPLNDLANQWNTLLSAIAGAERVFDVLGEEEERTDEGEARALAHVKGHVVFDRVTFAYEGREATISEVSFSLSPGETIALVGPTGAGKTTLIQLLCRFYDPSSGSIRIDGHDSRELKRENLRSHMAFVMQDPFLFEGTIRDNIRYGKLDATDQEVEQAARLANAHSFIVRLKDGYDAILKMDGSGISQGQKQLLAIARAILANPSILVLDEATSSIDTVTEIKIQEALHRLMQGRTSFVIAHRLNTIQQADQIVVLKDGTIIEKGSHVELLDQKGYYSALVNGQLQNGMLGELVE from the coding sequence ATGACATCGGGCGAACCGCTTGCAGCAGACAAAGGCAAGAAAAAACCGCGTGCTAAAAACACGGCCGAAACGTTGAGACAAATGTGGGGTTATCTCATTGCTTTTAAAGGAAAGCTAGCCGCAGTCATTGTCATGGTATTTCTTAGCTCATGTTTTTCATTGCTTGGACCATATTTGGCTGGAACGGCAATTGATCAGTTTCTAATGAATAGAGATAGCGGATTTGTTGTTTTTCTAATCGGTATGGCGGTCGTTTATGGTCTTCATTCGATTACGATGTGGCTGCAAAGCATTTGGATGATCACGATTTCGCAAAAAACGGTCTACCGTATGCGTGTTCAACTATTTGATCATTTGCATCGGCTGCCTATTCCATTTTTCAGCAAGAGACAGCATGGGGAACTGATGAGCAGGATGACCAACGACATTGAAAATGTGAGCTCCTCCTTAAATAGCTCGGTGATACAAGTATTCTCTAGCGTGCTTTTACTTATTGGTACAGTCAGTGTGATGCTGTCGCTTAGTCCGGTCTTAACGCTGCTGACGTTTTTAGTTGTCCCGTTAATGCTGCTTGGCATGAAATGGATCACGAAGCAGACAAGTCGACTGTTTAAAGCGCAGCAGCGCAACCTAGGCGATTTGAACGGTTATATAGAAGAGACATTGTCCGGTCAACGAATCGTAAAGGCCTTCTCGCAAGAGGAGACGGTCATTGCAGCGTTCAAAGTATACAATGAGCGCATTCGCGTATCCGGCTTTTGGGCACAGACCATCTCGGGTTTTATACCGAAGCTGATGAACGCGCTTAACAATTTAAGCTTTGCCTTCATTGCCGGAATCGGTGCTGTTTTTGTGCTGAATGATGCCATTACGGTTGGAGTTATCGTTATATTCGCAGAATATTCGAGACAATTTACGCGGCCGCTTAATGATTTAGCCAATCAGTGGAATACATTATTATCGGCGATCGCTGGCGCGGAGCGGGTATTTGACGTGCTTGGCGAGGAGGAAGAGCGTACAGATGAAGGGGAAGCTAGAGCTCTCGCACATGTGAAAGGTCATGTCGTATTCGATCGTGTCACCTTCGCTTATGAGGGAAGAGAAGCTACGATTAGCGAAGTTAGCTTTTCGTTGTCTCCGGGCGAGACGATTGCGCTAGTAGGTCCGACCGGTGCAGGGAAAACGACACTTATTCAGCTGCTATGCCGATTTTATGATCCAAGCTCTGGCAGCATTAGAATTGATGGTCATGACAGCCGTGAGCTGAAACGCGAGAATTTGCGCTCACATATGGCTTTTGTTATGCAGGATCCTTTTTTGTTTGAGGGGACCATTCGCGATAATATTCGGTACGGCAAGCTGGATGCGACAGATCAAGAGGTTGAGCAGGCGGCGAGGCTGGCGAATGCTCACTCCTTTATTGTGCGGCTGAAGGATGGCTACGACGCGATTCTTAAAATGGACGGCAGCGGCATTAGCCAAGGCCAGAAGCAATTGCTCGCGATAGCAAGAGCCATCCTAGCTAATCCGTCTATCTTAGTGCTGGATGAAGCGACTAGCAGCATTGATACGGTCACTGAAATAAAAATTCAGGAGGCGCTGCACCGTCTGATGCAGGGGCGAACAAGCTTTGTTATCGCGCATCGGCTCAATACGATTCAGCAAGCTGATCAAATTGTAGTATTGAAGGACGGTACTATTATAGAGAAAGGCTCTCATGTAGAGCTGCTTGATCAAAAAGGCTATTATAGTGCACTCGTAAATGGACAGCTGCAAAATGGCATGCTTGGCGAGCTGGTCGAATGA
- a CDS encoding YceI family protein yields MKNKKLIAIAAVIVIVISGAVYYVYDGLTGNHVEIESVIAQSPPESTAEESGEIDGESTTTEPETQGTADAGEAAEVDGEWNISSESKVYFSVTTSRDTVNYALDKVTGTWNLNSKDAAETKAEAMVEVTSMDSGNSQRDKHISEAAYLDTTQFPTAAFTANSFTGLPSEWKTDEVYNISMTGDLTVKGITKEVAFTGQAAYVQGLLKLEANTVVTFDDFGMTNPHTVVMDTENNLTVELRLSLSK; encoded by the coding sequence ATGAAGAATAAAAAATTAATAGCGATAGCGGCAGTCATAGTTATCGTCATTAGCGGGGCTGTGTATTATGTTTATGATGGCCTGACAGGCAATCATGTTGAAATTGAAAGTGTCATCGCGCAATCACCGCCTGAAAGCACGGCCGAAGAATCAGGTGAGATAGACGGAGAGTCGACAACGACAGAGCCGGAAACACAAGGTACAGCGGATGCAGGCGAGGCTGCAGAGGTTGACGGGGAGTGGAATATTAGCTCGGAATCGAAGGTTTATTTTTCGGTGACCACTTCAAGGGATACGGTGAACTATGCCCTCGATAAGGTTACCGGTACTTGGAATCTGAACTCCAAGGATGCTGCTGAAACTAAAGCAGAGGCGATGGTTGAGGTGACAAGCATGGATTCAGGCAATTCACAACGAGATAAGCATATTTCGGAAGCTGCATACTTAGATACAACACAATTTCCGACTGCGGCCTTTACCGCTAATTCCTTCACGGGCCTGCCTTCAGAATGGAAAACAGATGAGGTTTACAATATAAGCATGACAGGAGATTTAACGGTAAAGGGGATAACGAAGGAGGTTGCGTTTACTGGACAAGCAGCTTATGTTCAGGGGCTGTTAAAGCTTGAAGCAAATACAGTAGTGACCTTTGACGATTTTGGCATGACAAATCCGCATACGGTCGTTATGGATACGGAAAATAATCTCACGGTTGAGCTGCGGCTGTCCTTAAGCAAATAA
- a CDS encoding SpoVR family protein, with translation MKQDEIRALERSIDEITEIAQGFGLDFYQMRYEICPAEIIYTFGAYGMPTRFSHWSFGKTFNKMKLQYDFGLSKIYELVINSNPCYAFLLDGNSLIQNKLIVAHVLAHCDFFKNNARFGVTNRNMVESMSATADRIHQYEMDHGTEAVEKFIDAILAIQEHVDPTLIKPYQLDKKRYIEMVQKDSERSEWNIPASSYDDLWNLDPDRTAAALAAAESQAADAKRFPPRPEKDVVWFIEEYSPTLQDWQRDILSMLRDEMLYFWPQLETKIMNEGWASYWHQRIIRELDLTSDETIEFAKLNSSVVQPSRHTLNPYYLGLKIFEDIERRFDNPTKEEQARFKRVPGKGREKMFEVRELDSDISFIRNYLTKDLVNDLDLYIFEKKGPEWKITDKSWENIRDQLVYSKVNGGFPSLMVKDGDFNRVGELYLVHEYEGMELDLKYVERTLPHVVQLWGKNVHLETFVEDKKIVFSCDGKKTSRKFV, from the coding sequence ATGAAACAAGATGAGATTCGTGCCTTAGAGCGATCCATCGATGAAATAACAGAAATCGCGCAAGGCTTTGGCTTAGACTTTTACCAAATGCGTTATGAAATTTGCCCTGCTGAAATTATTTATACGTTTGGCGCCTATGGCATGCCGACTAGGTTTAGTCATTGGAGTTTTGGAAAGACGTTCAATAAAATGAAGCTTCAGTATGACTTTGGCTTAAGTAAAATTTACGAGCTCGTCATTAACTCCAATCCCTGCTACGCTTTCCTGCTTGATGGCAATTCCTTAATTCAGAACAAGCTCATCGTCGCTCACGTCCTTGCACACTGTGATTTTTTCAAAAACAACGCTCGCTTTGGGGTGACCAATCGCAATATGGTTGAAAGCATGTCTGCTACCGCTGACCGCATTCATCAATATGAAATGGATCATGGCACCGAGGCGGTCGAGAAATTCATTGATGCCATCCTTGCGATTCAGGAGCATGTTGATCCTACGCTTATTAAGCCTTACCAATTAGATAAGAAACGTTACATTGAGATGGTGCAAAAAGACAGCGAGCGCTCCGAATGGAATATTCCCGCTTCCTCTTATGATGATTTATGGAATCTTGATCCTGATCGGACAGCTGCTGCCTTAGCTGCTGCAGAATCCCAGGCTGCGGATGCCAAACGTTTCCCTCCAAGGCCTGAGAAGGACGTCGTTTGGTTTATTGAGGAATACTCGCCTACTTTGCAGGACTGGCAGAGAGATATTTTATCCATGCTCCGCGATGAAATGCTCTACTTCTGGCCGCAGCTGGAAACGAAGATTATGAATGAAGGCTGGGCCTCCTACTGGCATCAGCGTATTATCCGCGAGCTCGATCTCACCAGCGATGAGACGATTGAATTTGCCAAGCTGAACTCCTCCGTCGTCCAGCCATCAAGGCATACGCTGAACCCTTACTATTTGGGTCTGAAAATATTCGAGGATATTGAACGCCGTTTCGACAACCCAACCAAAGAGGAGCAGGCCCGCTTCAAACGCGTTCCCGGTAAAGGCAGAGAAAAGATGTTCGAGGTTCGCGAGCTCGACTCTGACATTTCATTTATTCGCAATTATTTGACTAAGGATTTAGTCAACGACCTTGATCTCTATATTTTCGAGAAAAAAGGACCCGAATGGAAGATCACCGACAAGTCGTGGGAAAATATTCGCGACCAGCTCGTCTATTCCAAGGTTAACGGCGGCTTTCCGAGTCTAATGGTGAAGGATGGGGATTTCAACCGGGTTGGTGAGCTTTATCTCGTGCATGAATACGAGGGCATGGAGCTGGATCTCAAATACGTGGAGCGCACACTGCCGCATGTCGTTCAGCTATGGGGGAAGAACGTGCACTTGGAAACATTCGTTGAGGATAAAAAGATTGTGTTCAGCTGTGATGGGAAGAAGACAAGTCGGAAGTTTGTTTAG
- a CDS encoding ABC transporter ATP-binding protein: protein MLTMFAFLKKYRFAAYFALFLMFVELIVELLQPYIISRIIDDGIGENSIATVLKWGGFLVGCSIVAFAAGILSSFFASHVSQSLGFDLREKLYEKVQSFSFANFNRFPESSLITRLTNDVTQLQNTIFMGLRIMLRAPLLVIGSIVMAFIVQPKLAIWLAVVIPFLGVFLLWVLKKGERLFRAVQQHLDHVNSVMQQNLIGMRIIRVFVRMNHESQRFARASGQLTDRTIAALRLTEMTMPIILLAMNASVMAVLWFGRIELNTNGASVGEIVAIVNYATRTTGALSIMSMIVVNFSRARASAQRMEEVVLTDIDLTDTENSDDSVAIKNGYVSFENVSFQYPDSDQRVLHQITFAAKPGETIAIMGATGSGKSSLVQLIPRLYDVQTGDIHLDGIDNRLMKLKQLRGQIGYVPQEIMLFTGTVEQNIRWGKETATHEEIVEAAKLAQIHDTIMKLPEQYDTIVGQKGVNLSGGQKQRLTIARALVRKPIILLLDDSTSALDVQTEAALLQALKVMKCTTFLVTQKISSTVSADAILLLDEGQLLAKGKHEQLIRESSLYQKIYESQFGKEGVSRA, encoded by the coding sequence ATGTTGACGATGTTCGCTTTTCTTAAAAAATACCGATTTGCCGCTTACTTTGCTCTTTTTCTAATGTTTGTTGAGCTCATAGTTGAGCTTCTGCAGCCTTATATTATTTCGAGAATTATTGACGATGGTATTGGAGAGAACAGCATAGCTACCGTGCTCAAATGGGGCGGCTTCTTGGTGGGCTGCTCAATCGTCGCTTTCGCTGCAGGTATTCTCAGCTCCTTCTTTGCCTCTCATGTAAGTCAAAGCCTCGGGTTTGACCTGAGAGAAAAGCTGTATGAAAAGGTGCAATCGTTCTCATTCGCTAACTTTAATCGTTTTCCAGAATCCTCGCTGATTACAAGACTCACAAACGACGTAACGCAGCTGCAAAACACTATATTTATGGGTCTTCGAATTATGCTGCGGGCTCCGCTGCTCGTAATAGGAAGCATCGTAATGGCATTTATCGTACAGCCCAAGCTAGCTATTTGGCTTGCTGTAGTCATTCCGTTTCTCGGTGTTTTTTTGTTATGGGTGCTTAAGAAGGGGGAGCGTCTATTTCGCGCGGTACAGCAGCATCTGGATCATGTAAATAGCGTAATGCAGCAGAATCTGATCGGTATGCGAATCATTCGAGTATTCGTTCGGATGAATCATGAATCACAGCGCTTTGCTCGCGCCAGCGGACAACTGACGGACCGGACAATCGCAGCGCTTCGTTTGACGGAGATGACGATGCCGATCATTTTGCTGGCGATGAACGCGAGTGTGATGGCAGTGCTTTGGTTTGGACGAATTGAGCTTAATACGAACGGCGCTTCTGTAGGCGAAATCGTTGCTATTGTAAACTATGCGACAAGAACGACAGGAGCTCTGTCGATTATGTCGATGATCGTGGTCAACTTCTCCAGAGCGCGCGCTTCTGCGCAAAGAATGGAAGAGGTTGTTCTAACCGACATAGATCTCACGGATACAGAAAACAGTGATGACTCCGTTGCGATTAAGAATGGGTATGTGTCTTTTGAAAATGTTTCGTTTCAGTACCCGGATTCAGATCAGCGCGTGCTCCATCAAATAACGTTTGCGGCTAAGCCTGGCGAGACGATTGCCATTATGGGAGCTACAGGCTCAGGCAAATCCTCGCTTGTCCAGCTGATCCCGAGGCTTTACGATGTACAAACGGGCGATATTCATTTGGATGGCATAGACAACCGACTGATGAAGCTTAAGCAGCTTCGTGGGCAAATCGGCTATGTTCCACAGGAAATCATGCTGTTTACAGGTACAGTGGAGCAAAACATCCGCTGGGGCAAGGAAACTGCGACACATGAAGAAATTGTGGAGGCAGCGAAGCTTGCCCAGATTCATGACACGATTATGAAGCTGCCGGAGCAATACGATACGATCGTGGGGCAAAAAGGGGTCAATCTGTCTGGCGGACAGAAGCAGCGGTTGACGATTGCGAGGGCGCTCGTAAGGAAGCCGATTATTTTGCTGCTGGATGACAGTACAAGCGCACTGGATGTTCAGACAGAAGCAGCGCTGCTGCAGGCGTTAAAGGTAATGAAATGCACGACTTTCCTCGTCACGCAAAAAATTAGCTCAACGGTATCGGCTGACGCGATCTTGCTGCTCGATGAAGGGCAATTGCTCGCAAAAGGGAAGCATGAGCAGCTGATTAGGGAATCAAGCTTATATCAGAAAATTTACGAATCGCAGTTCGGGAAGGAAGGTGTGTCCCGTGCTTAA
- the glsA gene encoding glutaminase A — protein sequence MSLTEIERLQALLPVWVESSRQLCADGKTASYIPELAKSPLGALGIHIMDAKGHSISAGDAELSFTMQSISKVFSLILALMDNGETIVFDKVGMEPTGDNFNSMLKLELVQPSIPFNPLINAGAIAISSLIAGENPSEKSNRLLEFLRLISNNSKLSYDHDVYRSESDSANLNRSMAYFLKDKGVLNGSVEDVLDVYFRHCSVSVNCADIAQMALVLAYNGKNPLTGEQLIPRRYVQIAKTFMITCGMYNASGEFAIQVGLPAKSGVSGGILSLVPGRYGIGVVGPSLNRKGNSIAGVSLLEILSREFDWSLF from the coding sequence ATGTCTTTAACAGAAATCGAACGCCTTCAAGCTCTTCTGCCAGTGTGGGTTGAATCCAGCCGCCAGCTATGCGCCGATGGCAAGACAGCTTCTTATATCCCCGAGCTAGCCAAATCGCCCCTAGGTGCATTAGGCATTCATATTATGGATGCCAAAGGCCATTCCATTTCTGCAGGCGATGCTGAGTTGTCTTTTACCATGCAAAGTATTTCCAAAGTATTCTCGCTTATTCTCGCTCTTATGGACAATGGCGAGACGATTGTCTTTGACAAAGTGGGGATGGAGCCTACAGGCGATAACTTTAATTCCATGCTTAAGCTCGAGCTCGTGCAGCCCAGCATACCATTTAATCCGCTCATCAATGCCGGTGCTATCGCTATTTCGTCTTTAATCGCTGGTGAAAATCCGTCCGAAAAATCGAATCGCTTACTAGAGTTTCTTCGCTTAATCTCTAATAATAGCAAGCTGAGCTATGACCATGATGTTTACCGTTCCGAATCGGATTCCGCCAACTTAAATCGTTCTATGGCCTATTTCTTAAAAGACAAAGGCGTGCTTAATGGATCTGTAGAGGATGTATTAGACGTTTATTTCCGGCATTGCTCCGTTAGCGTAAATTGTGCGGATATCGCGCAAATGGCTCTAGTGCTAGCTTATAACGGCAAAAACCCGCTGACCGGTGAACAGCTTATTCCTCGCCGTTATGTGCAGATCGCCAAAACTTTTATGATTACGTGCGGGATGTACAACGCCTCAGGAGAATTTGCTATTCAGGTCGGCCTGCCTGCCAAGAGCGGAGTATCCGGCGGTATTTTATCGTTAGTGCCCGGTCGTTACGGAATCGGAGTAGTCGGTCCCTCTCTGAATCGTAAAGGGAACAGCATCGCAGGCGTCTCTCTTCTTGAGATTTTGTCACGGGAGTTTGATTGGAGCCTGTTCTAA
- a CDS encoding YkvA family protein: MTIAECASCGSNNEMSAGKLMDAVCFSCGAKLIQEAVPFEITDKELAQSLDIKQDHQPEEVDVNKWIGKIGDHEKQTKYVEDGFWSKVKRHAAKVPFAKEVVTLYYCSADPKTPIATKITAIGALAYWILPIDLIPDFLPVVGFVDDATAVFVAYKAISGQITEEHREKAEQFFILNKNVKLINQES, from the coding sequence ATGACGATAGCCGAATGTGCGAGCTGTGGAAGCAATAACGAAATGAGTGCCGGCAAGCTGATGGATGCGGTTTGCTTCTCTTGCGGGGCGAAGCTGATACAGGAAGCTGTACCTTTTGAAATTACGGACAAGGAGCTTGCTCAGTCCTTGGATATAAAGCAAGACCATCAGCCCGAGGAAGTCGATGTTAATAAGTGGATCGGGAAGATTGGAGATCACGAGAAGCAAACGAAATACGTAGAAGATGGCTTCTGGTCGAAAGTAAAGCGGCATGCAGCTAAGGTTCCTTTTGCGAAGGAAGTTGTGACGCTCTATTATTGCTCGGCAGACCCGAAGACGCCGATCGCTACCAAAATCACTGCAATCGGGGCGTTAGCCTATTGGATTTTGCCAATTGATCTCATTCCTGACTTTTTGCCGGTAGTTGGATTTGTTGACGATGCGACCGCGGTATTTGTAGCCTATAAAGCGATAAGCGGACAGATTACGGAAGAGCATCGCGAGAAGGCGGAGCAGTTTTTTATTTTGAACAAAAATGTAAAGCTGATCAATCAAGAGTCTTAA
- a CDS encoding GGDEF domain-containing protein produces the protein MSSPISSLEDAADHILDTLKHFLHLDTLVVVATNGTGSNILKAFKRHDHSNQDNTQLTLLQSYTSLVLNHNAPILSISNSYDDPLTAFLPITQQFEACSFVGIAVKTSDHESVGAICAIDYKPIQLNEQQLALLKSMAAFFGYISDLENASVTDSLTGLYNRRFLSHMYRSGEDKQFSVMFIDIDDFKEVNDCFGHDIGDLLLYQIATRLKQSVRKSDILIRYGGDEFVICFQHLVDQDIDTVKSKIKDSISEPFSINGRSIVISASIGISYSRGTGNSLKELISNADHAMYDIKQCEKSLP, from the coding sequence ATGAGCAGTCCTATAAGCTCACTAGAAGACGCAGCCGACCATATACTGGATACACTAAAGCATTTTCTTCATCTAGACACACTAGTGGTTGTAGCGACTAACGGAACCGGAAGCAATATATTGAAAGCGTTCAAACGCCATGATCATTCGAATCAAGACAACACACAGCTCACTTTATTACAAAGCTATACCAGCCTCGTTTTGAACCATAACGCACCTATACTGAGCATATCTAACAGCTATGATGATCCGCTAACAGCCTTTCTCCCGATTACTCAGCAGTTTGAAGCCTGTTCGTTTGTTGGCATCGCAGTTAAGACATCAGATCATGAATCGGTGGGTGCCATTTGCGCAATAGATTATAAACCGATCCAATTAAATGAACAGCAGCTAGCCTTACTCAAATCCATGGCGGCTTTTTTTGGTTATATTTCAGATTTAGAGAACGCAAGCGTAACGGATAGTTTGACTGGTCTGTACAATCGACGTTTTTTGTCCCATATGTATCGCAGCGGTGAGGACAAGCAGTTCAGCGTAATGTTCATTGATATTGACGATTTCAAAGAAGTTAACGATTGTTTCGGCCATGACATAGGTGATCTGCTGTTGTACCAAATAGCCACAAGACTTAAGCAGAGCGTTCGTAAATCAGATATTCTCATCCGATACGGCGGAGACGAGTTTGTTATTTGCTTTCAACATTTAGTTGATCAGGATATCGATACGGTGAAAAGCAAAATCAAAGACTCCATCTCTGAACCGTTTTCCATTAATGGTCGCAGCATTGTAATTTCTGCAAGCATCGGCATTAGCTACTCGCGCGGTACAGGGAACAGCTTAAAAGAGCTGATAAGTAATGCTGACCATGCGATGTATGATATTAAGCAATGCGAGAAGAGCCTCCCATAG